The following DNA comes from Athene noctua chromosome 1, bAthNoc1.hap1.1, whole genome shotgun sequence.
TAAAGGCTTTTCAAGTTTTCTTCACTACCACAAGGACAAAAGGTACCTAAAAATGGAAGTGGAGACTCTCACATGACTCTATGAACTGGGACTTCATCACCACAATACTTGtgataaaatgaaaacagaaaagcagagataTGTACCACTGTCATCCAGACAGAGTCCTTTTagctcccagtgctgcagaggtgCCTAGCCTTAAATTTAGCCTCATTTGGGTAGAATCTGTAACAGCATGTTGCTTTTAGCCTTTGCAGCTTGCGAACATCAAACACACACTCATTTAATCGGTGTTCAAGAGCCTCTTAACCTCACTGTAATTCCCTACCTATTAACTTTATCTGATGCTTTTAAGGACAAACTTTCTATAGCCATTTTAATAGAAGGATGCGAGGGAAATCCATATGTATTTGGAAGATCTCTAGACCCTTGACAACACTGGCAATTTTAAATCCTTGTGCAACTGGAAAGAGGATGACTTGTACTTGACAGATGCTGGTCACATTGCTGAATATATTCTGGGAAGATACTCAGATACTCTAGCCGTGAAATTGTACAATACATACCTGGGGATTATCCTAGAtgcataaaaaaaatataaaggaatgAGCGGTTGCACATTTTTCTTTGTGTACTCAGAAAACTGTAGagcttttttaaaagcttctctcACTTCcccctgcttttcttctctctcactCAGAACCAGTGATGACTACATATGCATCAGGAAGACTGCATGACCGCAAACGTTACCAGCAACAGTCTTATGGCAACCAGGCATTCTGAAGAGATGAAAGCAGTAAAAAGCGTTCTTCTATCAAACTGGACACCAAGATATTAATGTCTGGTCTGTTAACACATCTTGACTCCCAAACACTCAGTGAAGCCTCCTATACATCCTGCTTTTACCAGGCTTGATGCTTGTAAAATTTTCCCATACGTAGACGGTTGCGTTGAGAGACAGAAGTCAGACTAGAGAGCTTCAAGGAAAACTTCCAGGCCGGCAATACAGCaagttattatttttcagaaattgttACCCTCAGCAAATTGCTATAGCTTATAGTGTGAGCTCTGCAGTGTCCAGGGAACGGGGTGGACCACCACAAAGCTGCCTTCCAACACATGCTGCAGCAATAATGCAGTACTACAGCACACAATGAAGTGCTACAGCCCACTTGCACCATCCCACTCAAGTCCATGCATGCTAGAGACAATACCTACAATCGGCACTTATTCATAGCTTTTAATACTGTTTGAGTAGAATTTACGTGGTTTAGATCAGGTTTAAACATGCCTTGGAAGAACTGCTCCTGCAGACCTCCAAAGACCTGTCACCCTTATGGATTCAGAAGGCTTACTCACATTAATTCAAAAAAGAAATGGCACAAAGGTCCAAAGGAGTCAACAAGGAACTTGAGAGCAAAAATCCTAGAGTTTTGGAACTACTCAGGTAGGTACCTGGGCGGCTACAAGGTCTTAAAAGATCAATTTCACACAAGGTTCTATTAAATCTTTAGTAAAAAAGCCTGGGGAATTGACACCTTCTATACGATATTATCAGTAATGCTAATTTAAATATGCACAGAAAGCTGAATGCTGTATGAATAAAGCCTAAACACTTAGAAGCCAGTATTTAGGAGAAGATATTCAGCTACAGAGTTCTCACTCATGCTTCAGTCAGTAAAACTCCTTTTTTTGTCCCTATTAGAATGACTGAAGCACATATTTTGTCATTAAAAGTTTCAGGCTGctttttggaattaaaaaaataaatctgtcccaGTTATGTAAGTGCAGCCTAGTATGTGGATGACTTTAATAATCATGTATAAAATGCATGTATTTGATACAACAAAGTGGGTAACTTCCTAGCAATTGGGCCACAGACACAAAGCTTCTGCATGTTCATATTTGAGGATATGATTGgtaaaaattctaaaaataccTAAGGACAGCTTCGCTATGACTTAGATACTACATCAAAATGATTACTAGGCAACTCAGATCCAACTGGggtacaagattttttttttaaactgtaatttgcacaataatttaataataattgcaCAATAAATAATTAAGTGTAAACTGAaagcttaatttctttaaagtttCACCATTTTACTCAAAATATTCCAAAGAAAATTATATTGATACAGTCTGTCATGTTCTTAGCAAACATTTACATGTCATGAGAGTTACCCTACACCATCCCTAGATGGAAGACTCGTTTCTGACCAGTTTAAAGCCGAGTTTGGGAATTTATTATCTGTTTACCGATTTTCAGATGTTAGATGGCATATACAAAGGAACTGCTTTCTAACTGAACTAGTATAACCACCACAATCTATTTTTGCAGTGAGCACATCAGTAGCATGCATCTAGTACCCAGTGAGGTAAGCACAGttaaaaagcacaaaactttaacaagttaaaaaacaaaacaaaaggaaacagccAGATGCACACACAAATTAGGGAGAAGTGCTTTAACAGTCTCCATCAAGGAATCTCTGTACCTGTATCTCTACAGATTGATATGTGAATACCTTCTGCCATATTTTACTAGGAAGACTACTGTGTAAAGTTAATCATATCTGCAGTGACTCTGGGGAAAAATCCCTGCTGTCAAAAATTCACCTTTTCTGGAGCACGGATGACTGCagatttaaaacttattttcaatTAGCTGTGAATATCTACTTAAAGTCCCTGTTTAAACATGAAATTCAACTTTTATACTTTAGAATGTAATTATGCTTTGCAATAtttcatgattttaaaaagtcttccaGAATCCAGTTTAATTTTTCAATGTTTATTATCAATCACATTCACAGTGCAATACAAATTACATAAAAAGCTATACAACAAACATACAAAGACTACACGAAGCATGTACCATTCTGTAACGCGTACCAATGCTTAGGCTAGAAGTGTTCTTAACATCTGTTAGCAAGAAATTGAAGtcaaaaaagttaaataattggCTTGAGAAACTCCTTCATTAttcaggtttttattattaaaactcTTTGTTGGTAAGCAGGCtatcaatgtaaaaaaaaaaaaaaaaaagcaacactctGCTCTTTCCTGGCATGTAGaaaagtttttcctctgtttcacgCCTAGATTAATTTTCAATTAATCATCCTGTCCTCCAGCAAAAGTAGTCACAAAAATCAATTTAGCACTTCGTTTCCAGAGTATGTTGATGATACAAAAAATAAACTATAGACATACATATAATCATGTGTCAGCCTATAAGTTTGGAAATATTACACATAAAAGTTTGAAGACCAAGATGGTCCAATATATGCACTGCTTAGATAAATTACACAATGACAATTCTGAAGTACATTACACGATTTTAATGCACTGTCCATACCAGAAAGATACATTTACTGTACATGTCTAGAATAAATCCTGCAAATATTCATCAATGAGTTGCACTAGTACTTTGATCAATCTAAGCCTTTTTGGTGTTTTCACAGCCTTGCctcacacatacaaaaaaaatcctgGCTGGCTAAGTGCAAATAAGTGGTAATTTCCACTACCAGTCAGATTCTGGTggcagttttattttatttcactttgtcaaataaaaacatttcacagGAGTGACGTTTTTCTTACCTTCAGTACACCAGTGGTTTAGTGACTTCAGGAGACACTCTTCCATATTTAATCTATGCATAACTTTAGCAAGAAGTCCTAAGGGCATATTCTAGGTACATAGTTTAAACTCAGGGCAAGCATTTGCCTAGTAGCAACAAAGTAACAGCTCAGAACATCTCTTGGACATGACAGAATTATGAATTTCAAGAGAACTGATTCTTTCATATGCTAATTCTAAAAACTTAGAAAGAGATGTGTTTTTAGCCACCCACTGTTGGAGCTCCAGAGCTGCGAAACTGATGAGTCGAGACTCATTTTCAGCTAAGATGCACAAGATCTTCCCTTTTGACTGATGACTATAATGACAAAATTATTGCTTTAGCACCTCAACACAGCCCCAGTCTGTTCAATGGATTGTAAAGGCTACATAAACTGGCAAGCCAcagttttaattaataaatttggTTTTGTGCATCTGCATGCACAATCTGTTCAAGTATTAGAGAAGGCTTGTAAACCTGGACATAAGCTTTAAGTTCAtgtaaaaaaatcagtaatgatgtaatatgcaaaaataaatcaatcatGTATTTAATATCCATATAGATTTGCATTCTAATATGCACTATATAGCAATAAGCATCCTTGCTGATCACTATTCAAATGCATCTTCCAAAATGCTAGTAGCACTTCCTCAGTCTGTTTTTAGAATTAACCCAAAATAAACCCTACAGTAGCGTATAGTACTTCACAGCCAAATTTTCAGTACTACTACTGAGTGTAAAACCCTTCTCCTGAGGTCTAGCGAGGAAGAGGGTTTTTTAACACCATCAGAGCCCTTCTTTGACACCTGATTGCTATATGTCCTTTCTAGCAAAGAACAACAATGCCAGCGACTTACTGCTCCGAATCCAAGGGAGCCTCATGTATATCCCATATGTGACTTAGGAGTATCAGAGGCAGCTGTATCGCCAGAGACCTTGAGTGAACCTCAGAGGATCTCCAGCAGAGCACTCATGCTCAGAGTTCACCTCAAAGCTGAAGAGCCTGGCAAGTGCTCACTTACCAGAATGCTGTTATGACAACTTTCATCATAAATGCTGTTGCAAACAACTTTATTCAAAAAATATGCTGAAGCAGAGTAAGCCAGATGTACATTTTAAGTCACGCACTGCTTCTGAAAGCATGGTGTAAGGAGAATTCATTTCAGACTAGGTTTTCAGAAAAAGTCAACGGCTACAGCTTCCTCCCTGGCCCCCAGCGAAGACAAATTTGCATGTGGGAAAGTTCTGAACAGCGAGTTCCACATACACACACTTTCTAAACAATGTGTCCAAGTTAAAAATTAGTACTGCATCACATTTGGATCAACATCGCacttttcaaatatatattaCCATTAGGTGTTGACAAGAAATATTCAAGTGTGAACAGAAGTTTAGAAATCACTGTGAAAAGTTAGTAGAAAACCTCCATTGTTTTTCGAGTTGAAAGTTTCAAACACAACGCACATGGGAAGCTATGCCATTTACTCCAGTTCAGGTAATATGGTATTAAAACCACCAATAGCTTTATAAAAGGGATATATgagaaatacaaaaccaaatgACAAAACTTATCAGATACTAATGCAATATTCAAGCTAAGTGACATCCAAGTTCTGAGACAAACCGTATGTGAACACCTTCGTGTTAAATCTCACATTCCCATCTGCATGTCAGCAAAGTTGTAGAAATTGTCCACATCTTGAGACGCTGATGCCTTGCTCTCTGATACAAAAACCTGTTTTATTAAACAAGAAAATAGTTATGCATCAGTAATAAAGAAGTTCAAGTAATCTTTGCTCATTCAGAGCCAGtaatggttatttttattttgggattTCATGAGAGGCACAACTCTGCTGGTTTTCACTGCATCACAGAGTAGTCTTAGAATTCTCTCTGCCTTGATACACCCTTTGTTACGGTCACCTGTTCCAAGCAGACATCCTAGCTGCAGTAACCCTAGCCTTCCACTGATGGGAACTAAAAGTTTTGCGCTCCATCATTCAGGGGTCACAGCTTCAGCTAGTGTCCATTTAGATGCATTTTGCTTGGTAAAGTCAAACTGTCCAGGAGTGGAGcggaaaaacacacaaaaatttcAGACTGCCATTAAGATTTCCTTTAACAGAAAGGCAGGGTTTATAAGAAAGACTCACTTGCACTATATTCCCCTCAAAAAATGTAGTTGCTTcttcatcagatttttttttttaaacaacttcaattatatttgcattttgtaaaATTGATCATTGCATGTGAAAGTCCAAGCTCTAGGACAGTCATCTTTGAAAGCTTTCAGCAATTCAACTACAAATGCCTTAGGCAATGCTCAAATAGTTCAGTGCAACAGTTCATCAATCTGAACATGCAAGTGATAGCCTCAATCAAAAATTCAAGTTCTTACTATCTTCTGTTTTCTATACCTCAGGAGGAAATCATCACTGTCTCAGCATATCAGTGTCAGCACAGCCAACTGAGCCAATTGAAGTGCACCAGGGCTGTAGGAATGGGTTATTCCAGATGACTATGCTCCTACAGTCACCACTTTTCTGCTTCAGCTTAGAATACCATGTCAGTGTAAACTATGACAGTTCCTtgaattgttttaattaaactgtgttttaaaatgaatgTCCTGTTGTCCAGtaaatttctgatttaaaaaagtGTCATCACAAAGCAAGTAGTTTCCTAGACTGTTGCTTGGACACATGGTAGACTCCTGTTTGAAGGGGCTTGAAAACATCTACTAATTATCTGGCAGTTGTTTAGCATGACAGCGACTAGTACCATGGTCACAACAATTAAATAACTTCTTTCACCATCCTTCCCTACCAGAATATTAAAATAACCTGCAAAATGTAAATTGTATGTATAAGTGATGAGATGGAGGAACACCACTAGAAAGCACGCCAAAAAAGTCACATCATAAAGAATGTCAGAAGTAAAGAGTGCAGACCTACCTAGTCCACACAAACAGGCAGTCTGCTTAAGTGCACAGCATAGAGCTCTCCTTGTAACACATCGTTTCTACCAAACAGCTCAAAAAACTATGGTGGTGCTACTGCTGAAGAACTTTTCTACTGTTATTAGAGTATCTAGAGTtatcacatttatttcagaaacaaaaaccTGGTGAAATGAAGGTTATTAACAGATGAAAAATTTTTAACTGTGGTTTTCAAATGCAAATGTAGCCACCTGCTGAAAAGCAGATTAATCTCCTGCAAAGTCTTACAGGATACATGTCTTCCTAAGTGCTTCTGCCATTGTTTCTCGATCAAGGATACCTGTAATTCTTTGAGCACTATAACAACTCTCAAGCATGATAAGGGCAGTCAGCAATGAGGTGAAACTATTTAATAGAGCATTCCTGAACCTTCTGGTAGTAATAAATCTGAAGTTTGTTATACTCCTGAAATTGCTTCTAAATTATGTCCcaagaaagaaatacattttttaaaaataaaagtatattcaTGATATTCAGTTATCTAGGCATACACACCCAAGCCTTGTGTTTATCAGAAGTTTTGGAGTTACATTTAGTCTAAATAAAGATATATGTTTCTCAGGAAACCCAAGATTCTGCTTCTTAATTCCGTGCAGAAAGTGTTTAATAAGCAAGGTGGATTTTCCTATGGAAACAGGCTGTAAACAGAGGTTTTAAATCCGGATGCAGTAAATAATTTCATGTTTGGAACTGAATCCAAACTCTACAGATCACCTCCAAGAACAATGTTTACTTCAAAGCATGAAGCACACAGTCGCAAGTTTCTGGATGCATTGCAGATTAGGCCATTCAGTGTTATAACAACAGATACCAGTCATTTTAGAGAGGAAAATACAAAGTTTTATTTGTTCTACTAATTAATATCACTTCAGTCTCTGAATAGAGAAAAAGTTCTAGATGAACCAGTTAATTACCTATGCGTATCAGCTTTGTtctgtatgaaaacaaaaaatgttaaCCACACTAAAAAAAGCCACTGGAAGCTCCTGCTTAAAGAGCCCAGTTTTATGGTAAAATCTGCAGTGATGACTTTTGAGATACAAGAATAATCAGTAATATCACAACACTGCCCAGTTCTAGTTTTCTGCAGACTCAGAGCACCGAATTAAGGCCTACTACACGTCAGGTTTTTGCCGGTGAAATAGCAAATGCGAAAAAAGCAAACATTGGCTGCCTTTGAGATGACTTATTACAAGGCAACTGTTTTCCACAAACTGGGCAATATAGTTCCGAGCAACTCTTTAGAAAGGAAAGACAGCAAGGACCTGTATGGACACTATGTCTCAAAGACATTCTAGTGTTCTTTGAACAGCTACTTGAAAGGGAAGGGTTTGTCACTTTGTTATCAGGGTGCTCTAATTGTTTACAGAAACTCTGTCAAAACCAATGCCATTCAGAGGAATGGAGACAGCAAGCAAAGAAGAGGTGTGGTGTAAAGAAGTtagtgaaacaagaaaaaagaagaaaaaagaaaaatgcctttgaaGGAAGGCATTCTGCAATACCCTACACTTTTACAAAAGTAAACcatgaaaaaaatcccatcatATTATCTTTATTGGGCTTTAATAGGCTAGGACATCACAAAGCAGACTCCAGTATAAGACTTGGAGCAGAGCTTTCCTCCACTATATTTACTGAACTTGTTTTTACTATTACGTGAAATAACAGTTTCAAGTGGAAATCTTCTATTCTTCAATGGAAATGGGGATTTAGTACTCTTTCCTGGggcaatttttcttctctgacaaGCAACTTGAGTTTAGAgtacaaaaataacaaacaaaacaacaacaaaaaaataggaTATTCAGATTTCACTATTCAGAAACCTAAAAAGATGGTGCAGTACATCAACACTACAGCTTGACCATGAAACATCCTAGACACTCTGTAAAATTTTCTGCCAATAAAAGCAATGCATCAACTTACCTTGGTCCCACTAAAAACATCATTTATAATGCTTTGACATCCTTCCACAGCACCATCTCCATCGAACTCCAAAGCAACCACTGGACCTAGAAGACAGTTTCATCTAGAATCAATACTACTTTTAAGCTTGGCATTGAAACAGTAGATCTCTCAACCCATAGGGAATTGTGAAGCTTGCAAGAAGCATTTTATGTTTTTCACTTGAGCTGCCAGATTCATGCAggataaagaattaaaaacacTTAACCATATCTTCAAAGTACAGTGTTACCAAAGAATAAATTATCTGGAATTCCATGATCATTTTTGCAGAGATCCTGGCAGGATTCCAGGTTTACTTCTGGAAAGGCAGCAATGACACCAAAATTCTAAGGAGTGCAGGGCATCATGGAAGTGAGTCAGACTATATTGCTCAAATAGTGAGCCATTTCACAGACATCTGGAGTAGGACTGAGTCATTCAGGCATTTTTGCCTCAGTCCTAATATAGCAAACTGCCTGATTTTTAAACCTGTTCTCACCCACTCTTTGCAGATCCCCTTTCTCTGGTTTCGTTCTGAACACGCTATTTCTTCCCACATGGGCTCAAATTAACCCTTAAGCTAGACTCCTGTCTGATAAGTACAATAACTCTTATCCTATTCTTGCCATGAGCACCACAGACCTCTTATCTTACTCTAAAAAAACCCGCATGTTGCTACTAAGTTTGGGAGCATGTATTGAGCTTTAGCATGTAACAGATGGCAAGATGTCAGTACTTCTTCAGGAAGAGACAAAAACCAATTAGTCAGATCaataaaaaggcttttgaaaTACTCTGACAGTACACCAGTGACAAACAAGAAATTAACACTTGCCTGCTTTATACAGATCTATACCGATTTGCTTAAATATGTATACACAAACACTGAACATCGAGGTGGTTGAGCAGCAGTGGTGATAAGTTCGAAACAGTCTAAAAGCAGAAGCTTCTTCTGACCACCACAGACAGATCTGCATCTGCCACTGGTCCTGGACTATGTAGCTGGACCACTAGAGGGGGGGCAGAACCACAAAATACATGTGGAATAGCTCTCTTCTGATGCCTTTAGGAGTTTTGGCTGTTTAGGGCCTCGCTGAGGCTTCCAAAACTCATCTCAACTGGCTTTACACTATGGCCTTGGAACACAAATTTCTCCTTCGTTCCCCTTTCTTCTCCAGAATTCTCTAATGACAACCAGATTTCTatatcaagagaaagaaaacaacataaaCTCACCTTTTTCAAGCAGTGGAATGAATTCTGATGCGCTCTGCTGGAAAACTCTATGAGCATCCTCTGCCTTCATTGAGACTTCTTTAGTCTGTACCAGCTGAAAGCCTTTACCAGTCATCTGTTAACAGAGAAAGAGTTCATGTTAGAAATGCTTCTAAGGCAAGAATTCAGCTTGAGTATCCAGGTTACACTGGAATAGACCCATTTTCCCCATACACATTAAGCCACAGAGCAAAGTGACCCTTTTTGCTCTTTTCAAAGACCATTTGCTCTTtctacatttctgtttatttttattccattcaTCCAGACTTTCTCCTCTGCCCTAGTGCACCTAGAGGAGTAAAtgtgaatgtttttattttatattacagcccagggttgtggtttttttccccacaatccCTCACAAGCTGAAACTAATGGGATTTAAAAGCATTCAGCATCTGGAGTCAAGCAGTTCTCATTAGTCTGCAATAGTTCAGTCAAGCATTAGTTGAAACTCTCATCTATCCACTGCTgaatttttccattttggaaaaataattacaaacctTAGAATACACACAGCTTTTTACTTCAAATCTAATACAACTCTAAAAGCATGTGGAGAGGAACAACTGTATTTGTATCACATTAATTTGAATCCATTAATCTATACAGCAGTAATATTTCCACAGATTCTCACTAACTAGCCTTTTACTGTCTTCTGAACTCTAACTTCTAAAGCGCTACTAACACATCCTCTTTATGGCAGCTattccttcttcagaaaaaaaacaacccataagTATCATTATCTCCCTTTACTCAAGTACTTGTTAGTAACTCAATTCCAAAAAATTCCAACCAGGCAGTAGTGGGAACATGGAAACACCCTATAGCTTTCTTTCCTTGCAGTTAACAACCCAAGGGAGAGAGCTCCATCCGTTATTTTGCTGATCATACAACACTGGGATCAGCAGCTTTTGCAGATAGCAAAAGAATATAACTTCTCAGAAGCCGTAGCTCATGGTTTCTGGCTCTGCTCTGTCATCCCTGGCACTCTGGGGTGCTAAAAGCAGCCAGCCACTCCCAGATTTTAGCCCCAGGAAAGCCCAAACTCAGCCAAGTTTAGGAGCTGCTgcctcacaggaaagaaaaaaaaaaaaagacagcaccAGCTATTTAAGTAATCAAAGACAGCTGACCAGCTGTGACAAACATTCACTGcctcttccagaaaaaaattccaatacTGGGTGGCAAGGGGGATgcaatgtaacttttttttttataaaaaaagtctCTGTTAGTCCTCCAAAAACTTTCAGGACATACTGTTTTGTTAGCTGTGATTGTCAGGATGATAAACTAGCAAGGTAATTGACTATACCCCTTTCACAAGTTTTGCCAATCACTTACTCTACTTTTGGCTAAGTTTATCACATCAACTAGGTATTTTCTTCAGAACAGAGCTTTGGTGTGCCATGATGGAAAAGTGCACTGGAACTACTAGGGGATAGATGTGCCAATCACAGGATGTTCGCTGTAAAACAACTGTCTGATCAGATGAGCTCCAGTCTCTTACCTTGTTTTAAGGTTTTAAACAGTGCAGTTGATCAGTACGGTTAGTAGACAAGCAGAGCCTCTGTGTTCTCCCTTCAGAGAGCACCAAAGGCTGTCCAGAGAAAAGTTCAATTAGAAATTCAAAAAGCTGAATGCAGAGCAAGGTTGCTTACCTCATCAATTAACTTCCTGGCATTTGCAGTTGTGTAGTCACCAGCAAAAAACACGGCCAAACATGATTCATCGCTGCTTTTCTGTCTCCGCCCTCGAGTTATTGGTATTATGCTCCTCGTAGCATCAGTAGAAATTCTAACAGCTTTCAACTCCTCAGAGCTGGGCAGAGGAACATAATCTTGGACTACAGCATTCTCAGGCAAAAGGCCCCAGTTATTTTCTCCTGACACAGGGGTAAAGTCATGGATGTTGCTCCATGTGTTATTGAAGATACTCAGTCCAGCATCTTTAAACTGCAAAGCAAGCTCAGGATAATAGTACTGGAAACATCCGAACTTCATACCTGTGGAGGACTCAATAATGGGCTGGGTGGCACAGCACAAGAATACCTCCAGTTTCCTGCAGTCCCGAGTGCGAAACTGTTGACAGGCCACTATGCATTTACAATCTTTGCAGTCACGGAAAAACACACTGCCTTTTATTGGTCCTAAAAAGATTTGGCAGTTTACACAGTCATCAACAGTGATTGTAGCAGAATGGTCAAATATGTAGATACTACAGTTCTCACAGTCCTGAATGACAAATTGTTGCCCTGCTACTTTTCCAGGCAGTCGACCCACAGTTTCATCTTTAAGTCCAGAAAAAGTGTAATCTTTGGGGTCAAtctgaagaaggaaagaaaaaaaaaaaaaaaaaaaagaagattaaagtCTTCACATACAGAGAATACTATAATGCTAAATGTCAACTAATTTGCATTAATTGAAGTAGCACTGAATTGTATGGGGTAACCGGCCAGAAAACTCTTCAAAGCGTGATGAAAGATCAGAAGCAGCTCTTTTAGCTAAACTACTGGAATGCACAGTACTGAGGTACAACAAAGAATTGAAAGCATACTTCTGAGATGCTCCAGGAAAAAACTAACTCAGTTTGTTCTCTAATAAAGAAGGGGGATGAAGGGAGCTAGCTTTCTCTACAGACTCTAAAGCGTTTCAAAAAAGATGATGGTTCTGTTATTGTAGTAACTGTAATAAATGAATTTGCCAACATACTTAAAGATTCATAAAGCTAGAGATACACAGTATTTCCTTTTCAAGTAGTTTTCTTGGTCATTTTACCACACCTCAACATGTTGCAAGGAAACCTTGCTGCTTCCAAGCAGCATCTCTTTTACTATGTTCACAAACTACAAAAATCTCACTTATCTGTGCCACAGCATTACCTTGTGCTAGCAACTACCAAGGTTTTTGTGCTAACAACAGCTATGTGATTGTTTTAGCTATGAACAACAAGCAAACACCGACAGTGGTGGTGCAAGGAGCACATTTACAGACCTCTCCCCCTCCACACTCCAGCATTCCCTTGCCGGGGGAGGACACTTGAGACTGTGGCTTTCCCTGGGACTCTGTTGGGGAGCAGCCACACAGTGCCCAGGATGGTATGCAATACAGGTGGCCAGCATGAATAATACAGCCTATGCTGTCGTAACACC
Coding sequences within:
- the RP2 gene encoding protein XRP2 isoform X2, with the protein product MIDPKDYTFSGLKDETVGRLPGKVAGQQFVIQDCENCSIYIFDHSATITVDDCVNCQIFLGPIKGSVFFRDCKDCKCIVACQQFRTRDCRKLEVFLCCATQPIIESSTGMKFGCFQYYYPELALQFKDAGLSIFNNTWSNIHDFTPVSGENNWGLLPENAVVQDYVPLPSSEELKAVRISTDATRSIIPITRGRRQKSSDESCLAVFFAGDYTTANARKLIDEMTGKGFQLVQTKEVSMKAEDAHRVFQQSASEFIPLLEKGPVVALEFDGDGAVEGCQSIINDVFSGTKVFVSESKASASQDVDNFYNFADMQMGM
- the RP2 gene encoding protein XRP2 isoform X1; its protein translation is MGCFFSRRRKPAQGGQQQHQQQAAAGTGQDAAAGEEKAPQYSWDQRAKIDPKDYTFSGLKDETVGRLPGKVAGQQFVIQDCENCSIYIFDHSATITVDDCVNCQIFLGPIKGSVFFRDCKDCKCIVACQQFRTRDCRKLEVFLCCATQPIIESSTGMKFGCFQYYYPELALQFKDAGLSIFNNTWSNIHDFTPVSGENNWGLLPENAVVQDYVPLPSSEELKAVRISTDATRSIIPITRGRRQKSSDESCLAVFFAGDYTTANARKLIDEMTGKGFQLVQTKEVSMKAEDAHRVFQQSASEFIPLLEKGPVVALEFDGDGAVEGCQSIINDVFSGTKVFVSESKASASQDVDNFYNFADMQMGM